A region from the Rhizoctonia solani chromosome 13, complete sequence genome encodes:
- a CDS encoding Fungal Zn(2)-Cys(6) binuclear cluster domain has translation MDEDTSGRRRSGRPTAQPSTNGLRDLRDGPRACQNCRKLKLRCTNEKPHCSTCISKSITCEYDDSTRQSGRIAAAATTAAAAAAAAAAASTSRKRPASASTYAQVKESRQKKRAAAAATSCDFCRNDLRRKCDGLRPSCQSCIKRGVTCQYSGPALLSTTTSASPTTPLATQPSVVTVVSDNEPDSDVAMRSRSGSPDIPLAETAKEDPKIRYPQGNGLGNPGSSRNPDGSNCTRPVACFFCIQVELPCTGDYPTCVNCIRRNRVCAYPEPASYAHQFPRQSAMHARQLKNGPSSPGKSLSGSPGKRIPGTVDAVLSTARTGILGGGPVSIRDIVDPPHGGTRGGVLDAPPRAGVLDTPPRGTIETTNNTPRGTLDAPRNSLEPTHAPQPTLYTSRPLNRSQATPTPPSMSVSPNSSGGASIQVLGATPKTSDQNGTLPARSEKEPSEGWSGRSRTGSTSADMSRTLSDINLDQYRPPIQPQPQSQPQPHPNSQRASPISPIQAANRPQPAPPYNPGGRTQSPPKLTVQVTNSGSPRTAPRPVVSTGLSSRPGPSLGRYGDIPPRETYQDGRPNGSEFRSRARPPVNGRDRRDSFDKDRRESFSERDRERDRDRRDSLMSRRDSFDRDRDRDRERDRERWDSYDRDRDRDRERERERERRDSIRGPPPPSTWATARDPPPPRLDIRPLIVPPDPKVTSPVVYARPPSARSSPADMEMDSS, from the exons ATGGACGAAGATACGAGCGGTCGGAGACGAAGCGGACGGCCTACCGCGCAGCCCTCGACGAATGGCTTGCGAGACTTGAGGGATGGACCCCGGGCGTGTCAAAACTGTCGAA AACTCAAACTGCGATGTACGAATGAAAAGCCGCATTGCTCGACATGTATCTCCAAGAGCATCACATGTGAATATGACGACTCCACGCGCCAGTCCGGTCGCATTGCGGCTGCTGCTACGACGGCTGCTgccgcagcagcagcagcggcaGCGGCGAGCACAAGCCGCAAACGTCCAGCCTCAGCCTCAACCTATGCTCAAGTCAAAGAGTCCAGGCAGAAGAAACGTGCAGCTGCGGCTGCAACCTCGTGTGATTTTTGCCGGA ATGACCTCCGTCGCAAATGCGACGGCCTCCGCCCCTCGTGTCAGTCTTGTATCAAACGAGGAGTAACTTGTCAGTACTCTGGCCCGGCCCTGCTATCTACGACTACTTCAGCAAGTCCCACCACTCCGCTTGCCACCCAACCATCTGTTGTCACTGTCGTATCCGACAATGAGCCTGATTCGGACGTCGCCATGCGTTCGCGCTCAGGCAGTCCAGATATTCCCCTAGCTGAAACTGCCAAGGAGGATCCTAAAATTCGATACCCCCAAGGAAACGGACTTGGAAATCCAGGATCGAGTCGAAACCCAGATGGATCAAATTGCACAAGACCGGTGGCGTGTTTCTTTTGCATCC AGGTGGAATTGCCTTGTACGGGAGATTATCCGACTTGTGTCAATTGTATTCGTCGGAACCGCGTGTGCGCTTACCCGGAACCTGCTAGCTACGCACACCAATTCCCGCGCCAGAGTGCTATGCACGCTCGCCAGCTAAAGAATGGCCCTTCTTCGCCTGGCAAGTCTCTTAGCGGGTCCCCGGGTAAACGTATCCCCGGGACAGTGGACGCAGTTCTTAGCACTGCGCGAACCGGTATACTCGGCGGTGGACCGGTATCAATTCGCGATATTGTCGATCCGCCTCATGGGGGCACACGTGGAGGTGTATTGGATGCTCCCCCTCGAGCAGGTGTACTCGACACACCACCCCGAGGAACAATTGAAACCACCAATAATACCCCACGAGGAACCCTCGACGCACCCCGAAATTCACTTGAACCGACTCACGCTCCTCAACCTACACTGTACACATCTCGCCCGCTAAACCGTAGCCAAGCAACGCCTACTCCTCCATCCATGAGTGTCAGCCCCAACTCGAGTGGTGGAGCAAGCATTCAAGTCCTCGGCGCTACACCTAAAACGTCTGATCAAAATGGGACTCTACCGGCCCGTTCCGAGAAAGAGCCGTCTGAAGGGTGGTCAGGTCGGTCGAGGACCGGGTCGACAAGCGCAGATATGTCAAGGACGTTGTCGGATATTAATTTGGACCAGTACCGTCCACCTATTCAACCTCAACCTCAATCCCAGCCTCAACCTCACCCAAATTCTCAGCGTGCTTCACCAATTTCGCCGATCCAGGCAGCCAATCGGCCCCAGCCAGCACCCCCCTACAACCCGGGAGGTAGAACGCAGTCTCCTCCCAAGCTTACTGTCCAGGTCACAAATTCTGGTTCCCCGCGCACTGCACCGCGTCCTGTAGTGTCTACGGGGTTGTCTTCGAGACCTGGCCCGTCGTTGGGCAGGTACGGTGATATTCCTCCGAGGGAAACATACCAAGATGGGAGGCCTAACGGGTCGGAGTTCAGATCACGCGCACGACCTCCTGTGAACGGACGAGACCGAAGGGATTCTTTTGATAAGGATAGAAGAGAGTCATTTAGCGAGAGGGATAGAGAAAGGGATCGTGACCGAAGAGATTCGCTGATGAGCAGGCGGGATTCATTTGATCGCGATCGTGACCGCGATAGGGAAAGAGACAGGGAGAGGTGGGATTCCTATGACCGAGACAGGGATCGTGACcgagaaagagaaagagaaagagagaggcGAGACTCGATACGTGGCCCACCACCGCCCTCTACGTGGGCGACAGCCCGggatccacctccacctcgacTGGACATCCGACCTCTCATTGTGCCACCCGACCCGAAAGTTACCAGCCCAGTCGTGTATGCTCGACCGCCCTCTGCAAGGTCATCTCCCGCAGATATGGAAATGGATAGCAGTTAG
- a CDS encoding Serine/threonine-protein kinase, with protein sequence MAAMRGTHRRSESQNVNQRAQLATAYQELGKELVSERIRVIGNYTLGKVIGEGTYGKVRLGTHRLTQTRVAIKQIPKAHSPQLTREIHHHRRLHHRHVTQLFEIIATESSVWLVTELCAGGELFDYLVEKGGRLEEVEARRIVGELCLALDYVHREGAVHRDLKLENVLLDERCTVKLGDFGFTREYEKSKLLDTFCGTTGYAAPEMLAGKRYTGSEVDIWSLGIIMYCLLVGTLPFDDDDEDVMRDKIIQGDFEIPDWLNLDAGDLISHILQKEPNKRYTIPQILAHPWFTSPSSEDLTIKLPVVDEAPTPVEPEVPTPDPQTPARLSPPQDIPLVPQKRNPPSRASTLGLSPSKSISGSDTTVYHSAASDISAGSGASVSDDTKSDSRGLTTPTTSDGGPLGAAQQQDDDYPTPMNARKPSFDEAQSVGEATLHRNESETTLRKVDFPKDLLATPDQPRRTFEAVPETEEDGQNEEVLLPRTSTSSVGMKRTESGGTGEESKLRAGPRHPSHPPTSFPSRTPARTKRRSMSSTISPPISPTSPTFGPGAEPPVDYLAELSLPTPVLFSTQLENELLENMSSLGLDASQIVHSVLSDACDSTGALWWMIKRKAERKERSRVRKESMMSIPLELPKLKENKSKEKFKEKPRKPTLLSEPQPLPPSVTEEGLGLDLEPPPVPPKPTLAFVPPTPTSSAMSVPVKTPPPTSPKTGYAQLSLSNSSLTRSLSPEAGSSARSTPTTPGQSAKRSRSDTGKPRSGSVSLLQRASTALTAGVLVKKKSDENTRARADAAGKPKPEEVTRQAKSKSDETARLVKAKSDERMAPEDPTAVRLTQAAAKLTKLQPSEIAPSERSSTTPTSVIPSSPWVVTSNSGVAAGVIKPTDTPEECPEDTLSSLPRISTSTKPRQRASLLTAFRTWFQDDKKKRKDQASPQYVAATRRTISTPTSAGSARGRARPVRTDSYTSSKRRREHRMSISSKHSSSANSRRSSVVSMNYPIAEGTSPVTRQRSDPRSMSPTSERGGEFSSRPSSVRSMSVSMTPVTPNMRRARHSKSPSNSSAGSGHPARRAQSPLQQYHRRAGSGSSTKVVRQVKQHSQRHNRSNSAASSIRSVPNSRPTSFHEGLGTIDSDIVLTSYSNSPEPQRRTFGQTSFVAQKKKGIVYSSMARSTWKKSWGIEPPGWSGPSSSMPKPTGSARESDPPSAGLRDVFTGRPSLSPDDDDDWTDDDEFLGGFGQSTRLGSSKLGFLGMSADQGQGSPALKRMELPGSSQGGLRVNTQKRPTRLSPLQNNLGLPPAVSQPPTTEVISEVAPATLAGRRGNLQAGRQGLRGSAIEEEEEEEEE encoded by the exons ATGGCCGCTATGCGCGGCACCCATCGTCGGTCCGAGTCACAGAATGTGAACCAACGTGCACAG CTCGCGACAGCGTACCAAGAACTCGGCAAGGAGCTAGTGTCTGAAAGGATCAGGGTCATAGGCAACTACACCCTGGGCAAAGTCATAGGCGAAG GAACGTACGGTAAAGTCAGACTGGGCACACATCGCCTGACCCAAACGCGTGTAGCTATCAAGCAAATTCCAAAGGCCCACTCGCCGCAGCTCACGCGCGAGATTCACCACCACCGTCGCCTCCATCATCGCCATGTCACCCAGCTATTCGAAATTATCGCGACCGAGTCCTCCGTATGGCTCGTGACCGAACTCTGTGCGGGCGGCGAGTTGTTCGATTACTTGGTCGAAAAGGGAGGTCGGCTAGAGGAGGTCGAGGCTCGGAGGATCGTCGGAGAACTCTGTTTGGCCCTAGATTATGTCCATCGCGAGGGTGCTGTCCACCGCGACCTCAAACTCGAAAATGTTCTGCTCGATGAGCGATGCACCGTCAAGCTCGGTGACTTTGGTTTCACCCGCGAGTACGAGAAGAGTAAGCTCTTGGATACATTTTGTGGGACTACTGG TTATGCTGCCCCCGAGATGCTTGCTGGCAAGAGATACACGGGATCAG AGGTTGACATCTGGTCTTTGGGAATTATCATGTATTGTCTCTTGGTTGGCACCTTGCCCtttgatgatgatgacgaagaTGTGATGCGCGACAAAATTATTCAGGGGGATTTTGAGATACCAGACTGGCTCAACTTAG ACGCGGGCGATCTTATCAGCCACATCTTGCAAAAAGAGCCAAACAAGCGCTATACTATACCCCAAATCCTTGCACATCCGTGGTTCACTTCGCCTAGTAGTGAAGACCTAACTATTAAACTTCCGGTCGTAGATGAAGCTCCTACTCCCGTAGAACCTGAAGTACCTACACCTGACCCCCAGACTCCAGCGCGGCTCTCACCCCCACAGGATATTCCCCTTGTCCCTCAAAAGCGTAACCCGCCTTCGCGCGCATCCACGCTCGGCCTTAGCCCATCCAAATCTATCTCAGGATCTGACACAACAGTATACCACTCAGCGGCGTCAGATATCTCCGCAGGTTCAGGTGCTTCCGTCTCTGACGATACCAAATCTGACTCGCGCGGGCTGACTACTCCTACAACGTCTGATGGCGGGCCATTAGGCGCTGCTCAACAACAAGATGATGACTATCCTACCCCTATGAATGCTCGAAAGCCTTCGTTTGACGAGGCCCAGTCGGTCGGGGAAGCTACACTGCACCGAAACGAGAGCGAGACAACATTACGCAAGGTCGACTTTCCCAAGGATTTGCTCGCCACGCCTGATCAACCGAGACGAACATTTGAAGCCGTCCCCGAGACAGAAGAGGACGGCCAGAACGAAGAGGTTTTATTGCCTAGAACGTCGACTTCGAGCGTCGGGATGAAACGTACGGAGTCTGGTGGCACTGGAGAAGAATCCAAGCTACGTGCAGGGCCTCGACACCCTTCTCATCCTCCAACCTCATTTCCATCCCGTACTCCGGCGCGTACGAAACGCCGCTCGATGTCATCTACAATCTCTCCACCCATATCTCCGACGTCTCCCACCTTTGGCCCCGGTGCAGAGCCACCTGTTGACTATCTCGCCGAACTCTCTTTGCCCACTCCTGTGCTATTTTCTACCCAATTAGAAAACGAACTCTTGGAAAACATGAGTAGCCTCGGGCTGGATGCATCTCAAATTGTGCACAGCGTTCTTTCAGACGCGTGCGATTCGACCGGGGCCCTCTGGTGGATGATCAAGCGCAAAGCTGAGCGAAAGGAGCGATCCCGAGTGAGGAAGGAGTCCATGATGAGCATACCTCTCGAGTTGCCCAAACTCAAAgaaaacaagtccaaggaaAAGTTCAAGGAGAAACCGAGGAAACCCACGTTACTCTCCGAGCCCCAACCCCTCCCGCCCAGCGTAACAGAGGAAGGACTGGGACTAGACCTCGAGCCTCCACCTGTTCCTCCCAAGCCAACACTCGCGTTTGTTCCCCCTACGCCTACCTCATCGGCTATGAGTGTGCCTGTTAAAACTCCGCCGCCTACGTCTCCCAAAACAGGTTACGCCCAGTTGTCGTTGAGCAACAGTTCCCTTACACGTTCGTTATCCCCTGAAGCTGGGTCCTCAGCTCGCTCCACCCCAACCACACCTGGACAGAGCGCCAAACGGTCTCGATCAGATACTGGCAAACCGCGATCGGGTAGCGTGAGCTTATTGCAGAGAGCTTCGACTGCACTCACAGCTGGCGTGCTTGTCAAGAAAAAGTCAGATGAAAACACAAGGGCCAGAGCGGACGCTGCAGGGAAACCCAAACCTGAAGAGGTCACGAGGCAAGCCAAGTCTAAGTCTGACGAAACCGCTCGACTTGTCAAGGCGAAATCGGACGAAAGAATGGCACCAGAAGACCCAACGGCGGTCCGCCTCACTCAAGCTGCAGCGAAACTTACCAAGCTTCAACCTTCGGAGATTGCACCGTCGGAACGTAGTTCGACAACGCCTACATCTGTTATTCCCTCTTCTCCTTGGGTGGTTACTTCGAATTCGGGTGTGGCGGCTGGTGTGATTAAGCCTACAGATACGCCTGAAGAATGTCCGGAGGATACTCTGTCATCGTTGCCTCGTATTTCAACTTCCACCAAGCCTCGACAACGTGCAAGTTTGTTAACGGCATTTAGGACTTGGTTCCAAGAtgacaagaagaagaggaaggatCAGGCTAGCCCCCAGTATGTCGCAGCTACCAGGCGCACAATATCGACTCCTACTTCTGCTGGATCGGCGCGTGGAAGGGCAAGACCTGTACGAACGGACAGCTACACTAGCAGCAAGAGACGGCGCGAGCACCGGATGTCCATTTCGTCCAAACATTCAAGCAGCGCCAACTCTCGTCGGTCCTCGGTCGTTTCGATGAACTATCCCATTGCAGAAGGGACTAGCCCGGTAACTCGACAACGCAGTGATCCAAGATCCATGTCACCTACTAGTGAACGTGGCGGGGAATTTTCGTCTCGTCCTTCGAGCGTGCGGTCGatgagtgtgtctatgacGCCTGTAACACCTAATATGCGCCGAGCCCGGCATTCCAAGAGTCCCTCGAACTCGTCTGCTGGATCTGGTCATCCGGCTAGACGAGCCCAGTCACCCCTGCAACAGTACCATCGCCGTGCCGGGTCGGGATCGTCCACCAAAGTAGTCCGGCAAGTCAAACAACACTCTCAGCGACACAACCGATCCAACTCGGCTGCTTCCTCCATTCGGTCGGTACCTAATTCGCGACCCACGTCGTTCCATGAAGGTCTAGGGACGATCGACTCGGACATAGTCTTGACCTCGTATTCCAACTCGCCTGAACCCCAGAGACGCACGTTTGGCCAGACATCGTTCGTAGCCCAAAAGAAGAAAGGAATTGTTTATTCCAGTATGGCGAGGTCGACTTGGAAAAAGTCGTGGGGTATTGAACCGCCTGGTTGGTCTGGCCCTTCGTCCTCAATGCCCAAACCTACCGGTAGCGCACGAGAGAGTGATCCCCCCAGCGCGGGCCTACGAGACGTGTTTACTGGCCGACCGTCGCTTAGCCcagacgacgatgacgattGGACAGACGATGACGAGTTTTTGGGCGGGTTTGGGCAGAGCACGAGGCTGGGATCGTCCAAACTTGGATTTTTGGGTATGAGTGCGGATCAGGGGCAAGGATCGCCTGCGCTCAAGCGCATGGAGCTTCCTGGGTCTTCTCAAGGCGGGCTACGGGTGAACACCCAGAAACGACCAACTCGGTTGTCCCCGTTGCAGAACAACTTGGGTCTCCCGCCTGCCGTGAGCCAGCCTCCGACGACAGAGGTGATTTCCGAGGTGGCTCCTGCAACGTTGGCTGGTCGAAGAGGGAATTTGCAAGCTGGACGGCAAGGGTTGAGAGGGAGTGCgatcgaggaagaggaagaagaggaagaagagtgA